The following is a genomic window from Desulfobacterales bacterium.
TTGGGGACTTAAGACGATGGGGCTTTTTTTAATGTTAAATTGATCTTCAAATCGAAAACCGTAAACATGATTGACCAATCCGGCCTGACAGCGACCCAATTCCACCAATTTAAGGACATCGGCATAGGCATTGGCTTCAATGAATCGGCATTGGATGCCAAATTGTTCCATTAACTGCTTAAGACCATCAAAATAGATGTCATCGTGTAAGACAGCGACCTTTTGGTTTTTGAGGTCAACAATCGATTCAATGGTTGAGTGTTGATCAACATAGAGCTGTCCCCAGTTGCTGATCACGCTTTCATAGGAATAGTCAAATACTTTCGCCCCGGATTCGGTTAAGGCCACCGCAGCGAGCAAATCGATTTGGCCGCTTCTGAGTTTTTCAAGACTTTCAAGGCGTGATCCGGGCACATATTCAATGACCCAGCTTTCCTTTTGAGCGACGTTTTCAAGAATATCAATGAAAAGACCGTAAACACTGCCATCATCCTTAAATCCGCTCAGGGGAATATTTTGATACACACCAACTTTAATCCGGGTTTCCGCCAGCGGCGCAGACGGCAAAATCAAGATTGTAAAGCATAAAAGTGCTAATATTTTTAAATATTTGACCATATGGCGACGATTGAACTGAATTAAACAATAATATGCTTAAATCATAACAAATTTATGCCGTTTTGGCTAATTTTTGCACTTTAAAAAATAGAGGCGACAGGTTATCTGAAGTGTACGGTTTGTGCAGGATGGGAGATTAAGTAAAAACTAGGATTTGAAAATTATAAAAACAATGATGGGGCGATTAAAAAATGTTAAACAGAATATAGTACTGGTCATATTGAATTTCAGAGGTTAAAGACAGTTTTTTTATATATCAATTAATTGCTTTAGTTTTCATCACGCCATATCTCCAAAATGGTCAAATCGTCACTAGCACTTGAATTCCCCCGCCAATTGGATAAGAATTCCAATAATCCCTTGCCCCAGGGAGGGCCCTTTGCATCCTTTATAAAACCAACCAGACGCTCATTGCCAAAAAGTTCATTATCTTCATTTTCGGCTTCAATAACGCCATCGGTGAAAAGGAGGATCGACTCTCCGCGAGAGAGCAAAATTTCTTTTTTCTCGTAAGGTGCATCCTGCGTGACACCCATTGAAATCCCGTTTATGGGAGGCAAATTTCGTATATGATTTTTGGCGATCCACAACGGCGGTATATGTCCACCTATTGATAATTGCATATTTCCGCTCTGGGGCCAATACCGCACAAGGACAATTGTGGCAAAGAAACCTTCTTCAGAAGCTAGATTGTAGGTGCTGTTGTTGACGACTTGCAAAAGGGCGTCGATTTCGTATTGATTTCTTGCTTCACTGCGGATTTTAGTCGACAATGCTGCCATAACCAGAGCAGCAGGAACGCCTTTATCAGAGACATCAGCGACATATGCCAATAAGCTGCCATCCGGTAACGGTATTACATCGTATAGATCTCCGCTGACATAGGCGGCAGGAATTGCAGCAGCCCAAATATGGCTGCCACCGTCTAAATCCGGAATATCCGGCCAGAATAGCGATTGAATCTTGGTTGCCGTCTTCAGTTGACCCTGCAGCTGAGCCGACTGCTCGATGACGGTGTCATGCAGTAGCTTGATGCGCAACATCGACTTTACTCTGGCAACCAAAGCAGCATGATTGACGGGTTTGGTTAGATACTCGTCAGCACCAGCCTCAAGACCGGCGACGACGTCTTTTGAATCAGTTTTGGCCGTCACGATGATGATGGGCATAAACGGTAATGAGGACTCCGCTCTGAGATGCCGGCAAACCTCAATGCCATCCATCTTGGGCATCATGATGTCCAGCAGAATCAGATCCGGCAAACGTTCTTTTGCCATGGCCAACCCTTCTTGGCCGTCTGATGCTGTAATGATTTCGTAATTGTTTGCAGCAAGACGCATCTCGAAAATTTCCAGGTTAGCGGGATTATCATCAACGATGAGGATCAGTGGAGGCGTTCGCATGATAACCTCTTGAAAAAATTAGCTAGGGTATGAATTCACGAATTTTCGCCAAAAGAGCCCGCGGGCTGTAAGGTTTAGAGACATATGCATCGCAGCCGGCCTCGTATGCTTTGACATCATCTCCGCTCAGGGCATATGAGGTGACAGCAATGATCGGGATAGCACTCAGCTTAGGATTGGCCTTGATTCGGCGAGTCGCTTCGTAGCCGTCAAAATCAGGCAATTGAATATCCATCAAAACCAAAGCTGGAAGATGGGTTTCAGCCACCGTGACACCCTCTTGACCGGTTAGCGCTTCGATTATCTCATAACCGGCGCTTGTGAGAAGATCCCGTATGATCCGCCGGTTGTCTTCCTGGTCTTCAACGACTAAAATCAGCTGACTCATGGTTGTTTCCTTTGCTTTTCGACTCGAATCGGCAAGGTGAACCGAAAAGTCGAACCTTTCCCAGGTGTTGACTCCACCCAGATGCGGCCGCCATGCATATCAATTATTTTTTTTGAAATAGAGAGACCCAGACCGGTTCCGCCTTTTTTGCGTGTACTGGATCCGTTGGCTTGCTGGAATTCATCAAAGATCTTCTGTTGGTCGGATTCCGTCACTCCAGGACCCGTATCATGCACAGAGACGCAAAACGTTTCGTTAGAAACAGTCACTTCCACTTTAACCTCTCCCTCATCGGTAAATTTGATCGCGTTGCCGACCAGGTTTAACATCACCTGAGCAATGCGTTGCTCGTCTGCTTTGCCGATCTTTAGATCTTTGGGCACTTCGACTTTCAATTTGAGATCCTTTTCCGCTGCTAATGCTTCAACAGAAGTAGACACCGTTTGAACCACCTCTTCCATTGAATATTCATTGAGCGAAAGGGTAAGCTGGCCGGCTTCGATTTTAGAAAGATCCAGAACATCATTGATGAGATTGAGGAGATGGCGGCCATTTTTTTCGAGGCGTTCAAGAACATCCTGAATTTTTACCGGTACAGCACCGTAAATGTTGTCCAGAATCAGCTCTGTATAACCCAAAATGGCATTTAATGGTGTTCTCAATTCATGGCTCATGTTGGCAAGGAACTCGGACTTATGCTGGTTGGCGCTCTCGAGCTCGTGCCCTTTCTCTTCGATCTCGCGGAAGAGACGGGCGTTATGAATGGCAAGCACAGACTGAGAGGCAAATGTTTGAAGCAGGTCGAGCACCGGCGCGGGAAATTCGCCGGCCGCCTTGCGCCGAACGACCAATCCACCAATAAGACGGTCTTCGCGCAACAACGGCAATGCCAGCAAAGCCCGATAACCTGACTGTTGAACATAAGAAAGGGGGTAGTTGGGCACGTCTGCAAGATCCGGAATCTGAGCCGGGGTTCGCTTGACAGCAGCCTGACCGATAACCGTCTGGTCTCCCACACGCAATCTCGACTCGCGCAGCGCTTCAATAAGATCGGCATGAGCGCCATAGTTTATGCTCGGCACAAAAACACCCTCCGCTTCGTCGAACTCGTAGATTGTCCCGGCATCTGTCTTTGAGAGCTGCACCGCATGGCGAACGATGCTTGTTAAGACCGTTTCCAGATCAAGGATTGAGCTGACGGCCTGGCTAACCTCCCCCAGGGCTTTGAGCTCTTCCACTGACTGCGCCAGCTCGCGGGTACGCAATTTGACTTTATGCTCCAGGGTGCGGCTGTAATCCTCCAGTTTGTCCTTGCTCTCTTGAAGCTCTGCAAATAACTGCTTAATCGATCCACGCATGACATCCAGATGCTGCGCCAATACGCCAATCTCATCACTGCTGCTTTTATCAACGAATGTGTCCAAATCGCCCCTGGCGATCATTGAAGCTGATTCCTGCAATTTTAGTAAGGGGGATGAGATGTACCGTCTCGTGATAAAGATGGATGTGAGCCAGATTGTGGCAATGATGAGAATTAACAGGGCAATTGTGCTGTAAATTTGAATCAGCACCTGTTTTTTTACGTTTTCGCGTGACATCACGATTAAAATCTTACTAATGACACTGTCTTTAAAGTAGATTTTAGATGATTTGGCGATCAGATCAGCATCTTTGAACGATTGCGGTGCTGCCCCCGACTGATCCTTCTTAAGTTGAAACCCAGTGCGATTTTTCTCGGTAATCAGCTGATCTTTCCAAGATATCTTAATATGAACAATGGATTCATCTAAAAATAAGGCGTCAACAAAATCATTTACGACCAGGTAGTCCATGTTCCATAATGGCGTTGGCAGACTATTCTGGGCGAACATGATGGCGTTGTCTAGCCGCTTTTGCATTTCGTTATCAATTCTGCTGATATCAACAATGATAACAACCGCAGCAAAAGCAATCAGCAATAAGGTAAGTATGCTGATCAGGGTATAACTAAAACGACGGCTGATGCTGTTGACTTTAGGAGAGGTTTCAGACGAAGCAGCTTTTTGCATGGACTCAATCCTTTATGACATGTTCCGTACGTTGTTTAAAGGCGATGTCTGGATGAGAGCAATCGGCGTATTTTAGTCCTTAATTTCGGGAAATGGATCATCCTCTAATTTGAAGTTCCATTTTTTTTGAATTTGCTTGACGGTGCCATCCGCTACCATTTCATCAAAAGCGGCCTTCCATCTTTGAACAATCGAATTCGATGTCTTTTTTGAAAAAGCGATCATAAGATCAATTTCGCGTAGATGATAGACCTCCTCAAAAGCGGTGTGGTCAACCCCGGCCAAATCACAAACGGTTCTGAGACCCGGTATTTTATAGGCCCATAAATCTATACGACCCAATGCAAGCTTCTTGGCATTAAATTGTTCATCTGAGACAGGCTCAAGATTTGTAAATCCTTGACTTTGGAGTAGGCGCCCCCTGGTATCGTCTCGAAGTGTGCCGATGCGTTTGACCTTTTTTGCGTCTTCCAGATCTTTAATTTTGATTCCCGAATCCTTTTTGGCGACAAGAATATCTCTTTTCGTGGCTAGCGGTCCAACCCATTTAAATTTATCATGACGCACTTTGGTATACGTCATTCCGAATAATATAACGTTTTTGTCTTCAAGGGCCATTTTGTAAGCCCTTGCCCATGGGTACACCTGGATTTCCTCCTCTGACCCAACTCTTCTCTGTATTTCTCGTACAATTTCCACAGAAGGACCAACCAGGACCCCATTATCCACATAGTTCAAAGGGGGTAAATTTTCCGTTAAAATCGTTAAATCAGCTGAAAGCACAGGTTGACCTACAAGCAGAAGTATTGAGGCTGCGAGCAGAAGCAGTTTTTTCATGAGAGATCTCCTTTCCTCATTTACGGATTAAAGACCTGAATACGTTATCAAAATTGTTGAACGAATTAAGGGGATTCTTTGCTCAGGATGCGACTCAGAGCAGGCTGTGCTTCTGAATAAGATCTGGAAAGAGTTTGTGGGATCAGGGCGATTTCACAATTCCGATCTGGAAATGCATTCAATATGAAAATAGTTATTAAATAGGGTCAACAAAGTCAATAAAACTTGTTATCCATCTTTGCAAGCACCGGTGCTGACAGCAGGAAAAAATTATACTTCCGGCAATTTTTTGCGGATAAATCGAATTCCTTTTAATACTTCTGATGCCGGTATACCAGGTTTTATCTCCAATATCCTGAGGGTCTCGGCCTCAAGAAACGGTTTTAGCGTCATAATATCAATTTCACCGGTACCCGGGGGGATGTGATCATCAAGACCGTTAGCATCATGAAGATGGACGCCGATAAGCCGATTTGCATAATTTTGCAACAACGCATTTCTAGGAATTAATCCCAGGGCCTCATTGGCATGCGCATGACCGGTGTCGTGCCAGTAGCCAATCGGGGCACCTTTTAGGGTATCAAAGATAAGTTTAAAATCATCAAGTCCGGGCAGCTCATGATAATGATACCGGTTTTCCAGCCCCAGCATCAGCCCCTGCTTTTCTGCTAAGGGTGCTAAATGCTCCAAACTGAACAATAAATTATCCAAGTAGGCTTGTTTTTGATTATCCCGCTCTTTTACTTTTTTGCGAATAAAGATTTGTGCTTCCTCTGAAAGGAGCTGATTCGAATTAAAGTATTGATAAAGCTTGTGCAGTTCATGATTCATTTCGACTAATCCGCAATGCAAAACGACTGCTTCGGCCCCGACCTCGGCTGCATATTGGATTGTTTTGGATGTGTAGTGAATGGCTTTTTGCCGTTCCTCTGTATCAGAACTGGATAGCAGAAACAGATCCCCGCTGCCTCTGACATTGCCACATACAGAGGGAATCGGAAAATAATTGTGAACACTGACGACTTTCAGCCCCGATTGTTTAAGTGGCCCCTTTAGCTGAAGAAACATGGCTTCCGACATTCGATAGCTAAGCTCGATTTCGCTAATACCAAGATTTTTAAAGGCTGCGATCAATTCTGCTACTGTTGCAGTTTTATCTGACAGCCAGGATGTTGAAAGCGCCAGCATCCCCCAAATCCTTTCTGTTTTGCTAATTGACTATCTTCTAACCATGGAATTGCAGTCTGTCAAAATGGTTTTGTTGACTCTAAACAGCGAATTTTTTATATTTGACCATTTGCTGATTTCTGCATAGTCGTTTAGCAAAACCGTATCAAATTGTTGCTACCTAATATGTCGCACCCAGACACAAGAGAAACAATGCCCAGCCGCGAGCGCTTCAGGGAAACCATGTGTTATGGCGCACCTGATCGCGTCCCGTATTTTGAAGAGGGTATCCGCAAAGATGTCTTGAAGGCCTGGCGCAAACAGGGTCTGGCCCGTGGTTCCGATCTGGCCAAACTGTTTCCTTCTGATGAGCGGGAACGTATTGAAGTAGATCTGGAGCCCCGGCCCAAAGTCGGATTCAAAGGCCATTCGCTTGCCGATCCGGAGGAATTCAAGCGCCGCCTGGATCCTGCCGATAAAAAGCGACTTCCCACTCGATGGTCCCGGCGAGTGCGCGCCTGGCGATCCAGAGACCATGTGCTGATGCTGTATGTGCACCGTGGTTTTTTTCTGACCATGGGTGTGCAGGATTGGCATTCGTTTAGGGATGCCATGATCATGCTGGTAGAGCAGCCCGATCAGGTCCACGAGCACCTGCAAATTCAGGGCGATTTTGCGGCCCGCTTAACCGATCGTATCCTGCAGGAGGTGGACGTTGATGCCATTGTATTCAGCGAACCCATCGGCGGGAATGACCGCCCCTTGATTTCGCCGAAGATGTATGAAGAGTTTGTCCTGAAAAGCTATGAACCGATTTTGGAAGTGCTCCACCAACACCGGGTCGCCACCATCTGTTTCCAGACCTTTGCCAATTCCCGTATTTTAATTCCACTTATCCTTAAATGGGGATTTAACTGCCTGTGGGCTTGCGAGGTCAATATTGAAGCCATGGATTACCGCCGCCTGAGAAAAGAATTTGGTCGCGATTTGCGTTTGATCGGCGGCATTGATCTGGATGCGTTGCGCAAAGATAAGGCCGCCATCCGGCAGGAAATCGAGGAAAAGGTTCCCCCGTTGATAGAAGACGGTGGCTACATCCCGCTGGCCGACGGCCGCGTGCGCGCAGATGTGCCGTTTGAAAATTATGTGTATTATCGTAAGATGTTGGAGGAAGTCACCCAACAGCCATAAAGCACCAGATCAATCAAGGCTGATGGGCTTTCCATCCAGTATATTGTTCATCATTTACCGCATAACCCCTTCGACTGATTTCAGTCGTTGCTTTTACCGTTGACCCGCAATCGTCACTTGACTTTGATTTTGGTCATTCGCTTTTTCTTTTTAGGCGCTTTTTCTTTTTCAAGGCTGTCAATTCTTTCATCCAGCAAGGCGCGCATGGCTTTTAAAAACTCAATACGGGATTGGGTCATGTGCTTAACAAAACCCGATTTTTTCCCCAACACATTTTCAAGGTCCATAAAAAATTTGCCAACAGGGCAAATCGCCATCTGGGGTTCACTCTTTTTGGCTGCCATCTTCTGCTCCTTCAAAGCATATGTCCAAGACCCGGCCCTTTAGCTTAGCGATAACCTGCTCTTTTGACGCCACCTGTCTTGGAAGTAGAATGTTTCGTTTATAACCACCGATCCGAATGATGAGTTCATCAGAAAATTTGTTCAACTCGACATCTTTTTTCATTAGAAAGGGCAGTTTTACTTTCAGATGATAGTTGCCGTTTTCTTTGACCAGTTGATAAGGCTCATCTTTATAAAATCGCTTCAGCGGGTTCTTCTTGCCGTATAATTGGTGCGCCAGTTTCTTCAGTTTGGCATAGCCTAAAATCTCACCCTGAAATAGATCGACTGATAAAATGGGTACCGGGCTAAAAATATCCTCAGCGGTCTGGCGGTGCTGCTGTTGATCTTTGATCCAGCTTTTAAAATAAGATTCAGTGATTTGCTCGGGCAAAATGCGGTTCATAATGATCGCGTCAATGCTCATTTTATACAAGCAAAAATACATAAAAGCCCGCTGGGTCTCCTTGAGAACCACTTTTTCAGGGTTGGTGATCAAGCGCACTGTGGTTATTTCGGGATCCGTTAAAATCTGATCAACCCCTTTTAAGCGCTCGAACAGCTCTTCAAGCGCTTTAAAGTAATCGTCATCGGGCAGGGGTACATCGGTGAATCTTTTAGCTACCGGTCCGACATATTTGGCGAGTGTTCTTTCCAATCTAAAAATTTTTTGCATATACCATTCCAGGGTAGCCGGTATGCTGATAAACCGCAGTGATTCCCCGGTGGGCGCACAATCCAGCAGGATCACATCATATTTTTCCCGCTGCACATATTGATTGATATACAACAGTAAGCTGACTTCTTCCATTCCGGGCAAAATGGCCAGCTCTTCTGCCAAAACTTCATCCAGTCCGGTGGTGTTGAATAAACTGGAAAGATAACGATGAATATCACGCCAGTATCGTGTGATTTCCTCCTGGATATCGATTTCCTGGATGTAGAGGTTGGGATTGATTTGAACGGGCCGGCCTTTGTTTTGATCGAGCAGATTTTTTTCAAGATCAAAGATATCGCCTAAGCTATGGGCGACGTCCAAAGACATGATTACGGTCTTTTTGCCCATTTCCGCTGCCCGGATACCTGTGGCGGCTGCTATTGAGGTTTTACCGGTTCCGCCTTTGCCGGCAAAAAAGATAATTCGCACAGGCAAACTCCTTTTTTATTATCTGACTGCGAGCGAGCGCTCACTTATGATGGATTCAGCTTCGGGTAATGCTTGAATTCAATAAACTGCCTATGGTATTGAAATTTTTGTCAGACCATTACTGGGCTCTGCATTTATACTCATAAGCATGAACAGCTGCGATTTCACCTATAAAGGAGAAAATTATGCCGATAGCAGATCAGATGGTTAAAATGGTCGAGGGGATGGAAATGGTCAAAAAGATGTTCGAAGAAGGTGCCCGGCTCAAAGCCGAGCA
Proteins encoded in this region:
- a CDS encoding transporter substrate-binding domain-containing protein, with translation MKKLLLLAASILLLVGQPVLSADLTILTENLPPLNYVDNGVLVGPSVEIVREIQRRVGSEEEIQVYPWARAYKMALEDKNVILFGMTYTKVRHDKFKWVGPLATKRDILVAKKDSGIKIKDLEDAKKVKRIGTLRDDTRGRLLQSQGFTNLEPVSDEQFNAKKLALGRIDLWAYKIPGLRTVCDLAGVDHTAFEEVYHLREIDLMIAFSKKTSNSIVQRWKAAFDEMVADGTVKQIQKKWNFKLEDDPFPEIKD
- a CDS encoding TRC40/GET3/ArsA family transport-energizing ATPase is translated as MRIIFFAGKGGTGKTSIAAATGIRAAEMGKKTVIMSLDVAHSLGDIFDLEKNLLDQNKGRPVQINPNLYIQEIDIQEEITRYWRDIHRYLSSLFNTTGLDEVLAEELAILPGMEEVSLLLYINQYVQREKYDVILLDCAPTGESLRFISIPATLEWYMQKIFRLERTLAKYVGPVAKRFTDVPLPDDDYFKALEELFERLKGVDQILTDPEITTVRLITNPEKVVLKETQRAFMYFCLYKMSIDAIIMNRILPEQITESYFKSWIKDQQQHRQTAEDIFSPVPILSVDLFQGEILGYAKLKKLAHQLYGKKNPLKRFYKDEPYQLVKENGNYHLKVKLPFLMKKDVELNKFSDELIIRIGGYKRNILLPRQVASKEQVIAKLKGRVLDICFEGAEDGSQKE
- a CDS encoding ATP-binding protein — its product is MQKAASSETSPKVNSISRRFSYTLISILTLLLIAFAAVVIIVDISRIDNEMQKRLDNAIMFAQNSLPTPLWNMDYLVVNDFVDALFLDESIVHIKISWKDQLITEKNRTGFQLKKDQSGAAPQSFKDADLIAKSSKIYFKDSVISKILIVMSRENVKKQVLIQIYSTIALLILIIATIWLTSIFITRRYISSPLLKLQESASMIARGDLDTFVDKSSSDEIGVLAQHLDVMRGSIKQLFAELQESKDKLEDYSRTLEHKVKLRTRELAQSVEELKALGEVSQAVSSILDLETVLTSIVRHAVQLSKTDAGTIYEFDEAEGVFVPSINYGAHADLIEALRESRLRVGDQTVIGQAAVKRTPAQIPDLADVPNYPLSYVQQSGYRALLALPLLREDRLIGGLVVRRKAAGEFPAPVLDLLQTFASQSVLAIHNARLFREIEEKGHELESANQHKSEFLANMSHELRTPLNAILGYTELILDNIYGAVPVKIQDVLERLEKNGRHLLNLINDVLDLSKIEAGQLTLSLNEYSMEEVVQTVSTSVEALAAEKDLKLKVEVPKDLKIGKADEQRIAQVMLNLVGNAIKFTDEGEVKVEVTVSNETFCVSVHDTGPGVTESDQQKIFDEFQQANGSSTRKKGGTGLGLSISKKIIDMHGGRIWVESTPGKGSTFRFTLPIRVEKQRKQP
- a CDS encoding sugar phosphate isomerase/epimerase family protein, with amino-acid sequence MLALSTSWLSDKTATVAELIAAFKNLGISEIELSYRMSEAMFLQLKGPLKQSGLKVVSVHNYFPIPSVCGNVRGSGDLFLLSSSDTEERQKAIHYTSKTIQYAAEVGAEAVVLHCGLVEMNHELHKLYQYFNSNQLLSEEAQIFIRKKVKERDNQKQAYLDNLLFSLEHLAPLAEKQGLMLGLENRYHYHELPGLDDFKLIFDTLKGAPIGYWHDTGHAHANEALGLIPRNALLQNYANRLIGVHLHDANGLDDHIPPGTGEIDIMTLKPFLEAETLRILEIKPGIPASEVLKGIRFIRKKLPEV
- a CDS encoding response regulator produces the protein MSQLILVVEDQEDNRRIIRDLLTSAGYEIIEALTGQEGVTVAETHLPALVLMDIQLPDFDGYEATRRIKANPKLSAIPIIAVTSYALSGDDVKAYEAGCDAYVSKPYSPRALLAKIREFIP
- a CDS encoding SpoIIE family protein phosphatase; its protein translation is MRTPPLILIVDDNPANLEIFEMRLAANNYEIITASDGQEGLAMAKERLPDLILLDIMMPKMDGIEVCRHLRAESSLPFMPIIIVTAKTDSKDVVAGLEAGADEYLTKPVNHAALVARVKSMLRIKLLHDTVIEQSAQLQGQLKTATKIQSLFWPDIPDLDGGSHIWAAAIPAAYVSGDLYDVIPLPDGSLLAYVADVSDKGVPAALVMAALSTKIRSEARNQYEIDALLQVVNNSTYNLASEEGFFATIVLVRYWPQSGNMQLSIGGHIPPLWIAKNHIRNLPPINGISMGVTQDAPYEKKEILLSRGESILLFTDGVIEAENEDNELFGNERLVGFIKDAKGPPWGKGLLEFLSNWRGNSSASDDLTILEIWRDEN
- a CDS encoding uroporphyrinogen decarboxylase family protein produces the protein MPSRERFRETMCYGAPDRVPYFEEGIRKDVLKAWRKQGLARGSDLAKLFPSDERERIEVDLEPRPKVGFKGHSLADPEEFKRRLDPADKKRLPTRWSRRVRAWRSRDHVLMLYVHRGFFLTMGVQDWHSFRDAMIMLVEQPDQVHEHLQIQGDFAARLTDRILQEVDVDAIVFSEPIGGNDRPLISPKMYEEFVLKSYEPILEVLHQHRVATICFQTFANSRILIPLILKWGFNCLWACEVNIEAMDYRRLRKEFGRDLRLIGGIDLDALRKDKAAIRQEIEEKVPPLIEDGGYIPLADGRVRADVPFENYVYYRKMLEEVTQQP